The window TCGACCGGGTAGTCCATGGTGTAGCCGTAGCCGCCGAATATCTGGACCGCGTCGGTTGTCACCTTCATCGCCATGTCGCTGCCGACGCATTTGGCCATGCTGGCAAGCACGTTGAGCCGCTTCCAGTCGCCGGCATCGCCGGCGCGGGCGCATTCATAGACCAGCGCACGGGCGGCCTCGATCTGCATCGCCATGTCCGCGAGCATGAACTGCACGCCCTGGAATTCGGCGATCGGTTGCTTGAACTGCTTGCGTTCCTTGGCGTAGGCGACGCAGGCATCGAGCGCGCCTTGCGCGAGGCCGACCGACTGGGCGCCGATGGTCGGGCGATTGAGGTCGAGCGCGCGCATCGACGCGCGAAAGCCCTTGCCTTCCTCGCCGACGAGGTTTTCGGCCGGGACCCGGACATTGTCGAAGAAGATCGGGGTATTGGGGGCGCCGCGAAAGCCCATCTTGCGCTCGTGGCGGCCGAACGTAATGCCCGGCATCTTCTTCGGCTCGACGATGAAGGCGCTGATTCCGTCGGCGCCGGCGCCGTCGCTGGTCCGCGCCATCACCACGATGTAGTCGGCGACGACGCCGTAGCTGCACCACTGCTTGCGGCCGTTCAGGACATAGCTGTCGCCGTCCTTGCGGGCGCGGGTGTTGAGCGCGGCGACGTCGGAGCCGGCCTGCGGCTCCGAGATCGCGATCGCCGTAACCACGCCGCCCTGGGCGATGATCGGCAAATATTTCTGGCGTTGCTCTTCCGAGCCGAAATGCAGCAACGGCATGATAAACATGGTGTTGAGCGCCGCGATCGATGCGCAGGCGGGCGAGACCTTCGAGATTTCCTCGCGCGCGATGCAGGCCATGGTCAGGTTGCCGTTCGGGCCGCCGTAGCGCTCCGGCACCCAGAGCTGCATCAATCCCATCTCGCCGAACAGCTTGACCAGTTCGAGCGGGAAGCGGTCGGTCTCGTCGATTTCGGCGGCAATCGGCGCCACATGCCTTGCGACCATCCTGCGCACGTTGTCGCGGAAGGCGACCTGCTCCTCGGAAAAACTCATACGGGCTCCCCGTCTGTTTTCTTTGCCGGAAGCCAAAAAGGGGCTTCCATTGAATGGGTGATCCATTTAATAATTCACCGCATGAGCACCAAGTCAAGCCCTCGCACGCCGCAGCGCCCCCGCACCGCCTCGCCGAACCGGCGCGAGCGGGCCACCGATCTCCGTGCGGCCGGCTCCGCGGCCGCGCCGACATTCAAGCCGATCCACACCAGGCGGACGTTCGAGGAGATCTGCGAGCGCATTCGCGAGCAGCTGGCGCTCGGCGTGCTGAAGCCCGGCGACAAGCTGCCGGCCGAGCGCGAACTCGCCCAGCAACTCGGCGTCAGCCGGAATGTGCTGCGGGAAGCGCTGCGCAGCCTGGAGATGGCCGGCGTGCTGCGACTGCAGAAGGGCGTCAAGGGTGGCGCCTTCATTCAGCAGGGCGACACCCGCCGCATGAACGAGGTCATGCGCGACATGCTGAGCCTCGGGACCATATCCGTGCGGGAATTGTCGGAGGCGCGGGTCCACGTCCTCGACCTCGTGGTGCAGCTGGCATGCGCAAATGCCCGGCGCACCGACCTCGATGCGCTGGAAGCCAATATCGAGCGGACCGAGCTTGCCACGAAGGAGGGCCGGCTGCTCGATCGGGTCGAATGCTCGCGCGAGTTCTACAAGCTGCTGGCGGCCTCGACCGGCAACAAGGTGATCGCGATGATCGTGGATTCGGTCACCGAGATCCACATGCGCTTCGTCTATGCCAAGGTCGCTTCCAGCGGGGTCGCGATGGCGCGGCTCGCGGAGAAGCGGCGGCAATTCCTGGCGGCGCTGAGCGAACGAGACGTGGCGCTGGCAAGCCGGCTGCTGCGGTCGCACCTGGAATCCGTGCAGCGCATGCTGGAGCAGGATCCGGGTGCGATGTCGCTTCACGTCGCATTGGCCGACGTGCAGCCCGGGCTGCGCCGGTAGCGCGCCGCGCCGGCGAATTATTCAACACTCAAACAGCAATAACAATGGAGGCAAACGTGTCCAACTACGCCAAGTATGAATGCCTGACGGTCGAGGTCGCGGACAAGGTCGCGACCGTGACCTTGAATCGCCCGCAGGCGCGCAATGCCATCAATCAGAAGCTGATCCGCGAGCTGCGAACGATCTGGGACGACCTCGCCGACGATCATGCCGTCAATGCCGTGGTGCTGACCGGCGCCGGCGACTTCTTCAGCGTCGGTGGCGACGTGAAGGCGATGTCCGAGCGGCCGGGCGGCGACGTGCTCGAGGAGGGCGAAGTCCACGATCCCATGATCAGCCGGCGCGGCGTCACCCGCCAGCTCGAGCTCGACAAGCCGATCATCGCGGCGATCAACGGCGACGCCATCGGCCTGGCGGCGACCCATGCGCTGCTCTGCGACATCACCGTGATGGCGGAAGATGCGCGGATCGGCGACACCCACGTCTCGCGCGTCGGTCTGGTCGCAGGCGACGGCGGCACGGTGATCTGGCCGCTGCTGGTCGGCATCAACAAGGCCAAGGAATTCCTGATCCGCGGCACGCTGCTGAAGGG of the Bradyrhizobium quebecense genome contains:
- a CDS encoding FadR/GntR family transcriptional regulator; the encoded protein is MSTKSSPRTPQRPRTASPNRRERATDLRAAGSAAAPTFKPIHTRRTFEEICERIREQLALGVLKPGDKLPAERELAQQLGVSRNVLREALRSLEMAGVLRLQKGVKGGAFIQQGDTRRMNEVMRDMLSLGTISVRELSEARVHVLDLVVQLACANARRTDLDALEANIERTELATKEGRLLDRVECSREFYKLLAASTGNKVIAMIVDSVTEIHMRFVYAKVASSGVAMARLAEKRRQFLAALSERDVALASRLLRSHLESVQRMLEQDPGAMSLHVALADVQPGLRR
- a CDS encoding acyl-CoA dehydrogenase family protein; translated protein: MSFSEEQVAFRDNVRRMVARHVAPIAAEIDETDRFPLELVKLFGEMGLMQLWVPERYGGPNGNLTMACIAREEISKVSPACASIAALNTMFIMPLLHFGSEEQRQKYLPIIAQGGVVTAIAISEPQAGSDVAALNTRARKDGDSYVLNGRKQWCSYGVVADYIVVMARTSDGAGADGISAFIVEPKKMPGITFGRHERKMGFRGAPNTPIFFDNVRVPAENLVGEEGKGFRASMRALDLNRPTIGAQSVGLAQGALDACVAYAKERKQFKQPIAEFQGVQFMLADMAMQIEAARALVYECARAGDAGDWKRLNVLASMAKCVGSDMAMKVTTDAVQIFGGYGYTMDYPVERMMRDAKLTQIFEGTNQIQRVVIARELLR
- a CDS encoding enoyl-CoA hydratase/isomerase family protein, which gives rise to MSNYAKYECLTVEVADKVATVTLNRPQARNAINQKLIRELRTIWDDLADDHAVNAVVLTGAGDFFSVGGDVKAMSERPGGDVLEEGEVHDPMISRRGVTRQLELDKPIIAAINGDAIGLAATHALLCDITVMAEDARIGDTHVSRVGLVAGDGGTVIWPLLVGINKAKEFLIRGTLLKGKEAERIGLVNHVAPRAEVLAKAREIAVELANGPTWAIRWTKLSINQIVKERVNMLLEASMALEQVTFETADHKEATMSFKEKRKPRFGQA